From Methanocella paludicola SANAE, a single genomic window includes:
- a CDS encoding metallophosphoesterase produces MVELTPLLDAPALIVKNEDTSLVIADVHLGIEYDLYYSGINIPSQIAGRMDRIRGYIGEADPDRIILLGDIKHNVPRTSFQEVDEVPMFLNELAKSAIVEIIPGNHDGGIEKLIPSNPDIKLRDSRGAIIDGVAYFHGHTWPDPSLLKCKHWVMSHNHPTIKLTDNVGHTITRQAWIRAKLDESAVKANYKPEEFEWSDPEVYIVPSFNELCGGIAFNESWHDDLLGPLFTSHAIHLEEAQVYLLDGTFMGTVDNLRKYSREKFKVPTNKPRKYRRRKHYRP; encoded by the coding sequence TTGGTAGAGCTTACGCCCTTGCTCGACGCCCCGGCGCTCATCGTCAAGAACGAAGACACGTCGCTGGTCATCGCCGACGTCCACCTGGGCATCGAGTACGACCTGTACTATAGTGGCATTAACATCCCGTCGCAGATAGCGGGGCGCATGGACCGCATCAGGGGCTATATCGGCGAGGCCGACCCTGACCGTATTATTCTTTTAGGCGATATCAAGCATAACGTTCCCAGGACGTCCTTCCAGGAAGTGGACGAGGTCCCCATGTTCCTTAACGAGCTCGCGAAAAGCGCTATCGTGGAGATCATCCCTGGCAACCATGACGGGGGTATAGAGAAGCTTATCCCGAGCAACCCGGATATTAAATTGCGTGATTCGAGGGGCGCCATTATCGACGGCGTGGCCTACTTCCACGGGCATACCTGGCCGGACCCGTCGCTGTTAAAGTGCAAGCACTGGGTGATGTCCCACAACCACCCTACGATCAAGCTTACGGACAACGTTGGCCATACGATCACGAGGCAGGCGTGGATACGGGCGAAGCTTGACGAAAGCGCGGTAAAGGCGAACTACAAGCCCGAAGAGTTCGAATGGTCGGACCCGGAAGTATACATCGTGCCCTCGTTCAACGAACTATGCGGCGGCATCGCCTTTAATGAGTCCTGGCACGATGACCTGCTGGGGCCGCTTTTCACCTCGCACGCCATCCACCTCGAGGAAGCCCAGGTGTACCTGCTCGACGGCACCTTCATGGGCACCGTTGACAACCTCCGGAAATATTCCCGTGAGAAGTTCAAGGTCCCTACGAATAAGCCCAGG
- a CDS encoding methanogenesis marker 12 protein codes for MFIGIDHGTTGIRFADTEGQWFELSRKQARDMSQEQIVDSILKSFNVKKDDIELIGVNYSMGDGISEITPIGNVKNRGVISREGAGVHIGGGTNVYDAIASSGIPAVVIPGIHRRNYGDPCFRVYSHGASPEKLGIAYNAYLAADDRDFIVSDISSNTVTMGVRDLKMLGAIDACIFAPGVHHGPLDLQAIRDVDAGLMTANDAFSTAGVTKLIPYKDLNALQAALEMNDRDALWAFDTIAVFAAMEVASFLMLIPDAAVFTAGSVGSMDLVVDRMSGLLKKDIKVLGKLSAAIGLAQIARDVHGGKKDILGIAVGY; via the coding sequence GTGTTCATCGGCATAGACCACGGCACTACGGGCATTCGCTTTGCTGATACTGAAGGCCAATGGTTCGAGCTTTCGAGGAAGCAGGCCCGCGATATGTCACAGGAACAGATCGTCGATTCCATTTTAAAGAGCTTTAACGTTAAAAAGGATGATATCGAGCTCATCGGCGTTAACTATTCTATGGGCGACGGTATCTCTGAAATTACTCCTATCGGTAATGTCAAGAACCGTGGTGTCATAAGCCGCGAGGGCGCCGGCGTCCACATCGGCGGCGGCACCAACGTCTACGATGCTATCGCATCGTCCGGTATCCCTGCCGTCGTCATCCCGGGCATCCATCGCCGCAACTACGGCGACCCCTGCTTCCGCGTCTATTCCCACGGCGCCAGCCCGGAAAAGCTGGGCATCGCCTATAACGCTTACCTGGCCGCCGATGACAGGGACTTCATCGTCTCCGACATCAGCTCCAACACTGTAACTATGGGCGTCCGTGACCTGAAGATGCTTGGTGCCATTGATGCCTGTATCTTCGCCCCGGGGGTCCACCACGGGCCGCTTGACCTGCAGGCTATCCGTGATGTCGATGCCGGCCTGATGACCGCTAATGATGCTTTTTCCACGGCGGGTGTGACCAAGCTCATACCTTATAAAGACTTGAATGCACTGCAGGCGGCTCTCGAAATGAACGACCGGGACGCGCTGTGGGCTTTCGATACCATCGCCGTCTTCGCCGCCATGGAGGTCGCTTCCTTCTTGATGCTCATCCCCGATGCTGCCGTATTTACTGCCGGCTCCGTCGGGTCCATGGACCTGGTGGTCGACCGTATGTCGGGCCTGTTGAAGAAGGACATCAAGGTGCTGGGTAAATTATCTGCTGCCATTGGGCTTGCCCAAATCGCGCGGGATGTGCATGGCGGTAAAAAGGATATTTTAGGAATCGCCGTTGGATATTGA
- the pdxT gene encoding pyridoxal 5'-phosphate synthase glutaminase subunit PdxT: protein MRIGVIALQGNVEEHVDALSRVFDGEVVKIKHKGIVPSCDAIVIPGGESTTLCRLAWSEGIAQEIIARAHAGMPILGTCAGLILLASRGDDEVRKTGQKLLGLMDTTVDRNAFGRQRESFEAALELPFINNGPFDAVFIRAPAIISAGDGVEVLARLDDFIVAAKQGNIVALAFHPELTNDTRVHEYFMEIVKNQSEN from the coding sequence ATGAGGATCGGGGTCATCGCGCTGCAGGGTAACGTGGAGGAGCACGTCGACGCCCTGTCGAGGGTCTTTGACGGCGAGGTCGTGAAGATCAAGCATAAGGGCATCGTGCCCTCGTGCGACGCCATCGTCATTCCCGGCGGGGAGAGCACTACTCTATGCCGCCTCGCGTGGTCCGAGGGCATAGCGCAGGAGATCATTGCCCGTGCCCACGCTGGCATGCCTATTTTGGGCACCTGTGCCGGCCTTATTTTGCTGGCTTCCCGTGGCGACGATGAGGTCCGTAAGACGGGGCAGAAGCTGCTCGGTCTCATGGATACAACGGTCGACCGTAATGCTTTCGGACGTCAGCGTGAGTCCTTCGAGGCGGCGCTTGAGCTTCCTTTTATTAATAATGGGCCCTTCGACGCCGTGTTCATCCGTGCGCCTGCGATTATTTCTGCCGGCGATGGTGTCGAAGTGCTTGCGCGCCTTGATGATTTTATTGTGGCCGCGAAGCAGGGTAATATCGTGGCGCTGGCGTTTCATCCTGAGCTGACGAACGATACACGGGTCCACGAGTACTTTATGGAAATAGTCAAGAATCAATCTGAGAATTAG
- a CDS encoding PAS domain-containing sensor histidine kinase: MPDENAERKRLDKIHNFCRERLDPIVKGILTGSPIPQFVIDKNHKVISWNTALEKYSGIKAEDIIGTDCQWKAFYKNKRPCMADLLVDGAISEIPRWYDGNYSRSELVEGAYAATGIFPELGEGGKWLYFTAAVIRDEEGAIIGAVETLEDITDRKRAEEQLQEAKRQAEMYLELMGHDINNMNQIGIGYLELALSSPGLDEAVKHKIEKALESLDNSSRLIGNVQKLQLIPEMTLERVDAGIMLGEVCAQFVGAPGKAVTINCAARPGSFVMANVLLRDVFMNIIGNAIKHSTGPLTINVSIDKVTKEGRDFYKVSIEDNGPGISPELKERLFTRFQRGPTRVAGKGLGLYLVKSLVDSYHGTVWAEDRVSGDYKKGSRFVILLPAMN; this comes from the coding sequence ATGCCTGACGAAAATGCGGAGCGCAAGAGGCTCGATAAGATACACAATTTTTGCAGAGAGCGGCTCGACCCTATCGTAAAGGGCATACTCACAGGCTCTCCCATCCCACAGTTCGTCATCGACAAGAACCACAAGGTCATATCCTGGAACACCGCCCTGGAAAAATACAGCGGCATCAAGGCCGAGGACATCATTGGTACCGACTGCCAGTGGAAGGCGTTCTATAAGAATAAGAGGCCCTGCATGGCCGACCTGCTCGTGGACGGCGCCATAAGCGAAATACCCAGGTGGTATGACGGCAACTACAGCCGTTCTGAGCTGGTGGAGGGCGCATACGCGGCCACGGGCATATTCCCCGAACTCGGGGAAGGCGGGAAGTGGCTTTATTTCACGGCGGCCGTTATACGAGACGAGGAAGGGGCCATTATCGGCGCGGTGGAAACGCTCGAGGACATCACCGATCGCAAGCGTGCGGAAGAACAGCTACAGGAGGCAAAGAGGCAGGCTGAGATGTACCTGGAGCTCATGGGCCATGATATCAACAACATGAATCAAATAGGCATCGGCTATCTCGAGCTGGCGCTCAGCAGCCCGGGCCTCGACGAGGCCGTAAAGCACAAGATCGAAAAGGCCCTGGAGTCGCTGGATAACAGCTCCAGGCTGATCGGGAACGTGCAAAAGCTCCAGCTGATCCCCGAGATGACCCTGGAAAGGGTTGACGCCGGGATAATGCTGGGAGAGGTTTGTGCCCAGTTCGTCGGCGCCCCCGGCAAAGCCGTGACGATCAATTGCGCCGCCAGGCCTGGCAGTTTTGTAATGGCGAACGTTCTGCTCAGGGACGTGTTCATGAATATCATCGGGAACGCGATCAAGCATTCTACCGGCCCTTTGACGATTAACGTTAGTATCGACAAAGTCACGAAGGAAGGCCGAGACTTTTATAAGGTGTCCATCGAGGATAACGGCCCGGGCATATCGCCAGAGCTTAAAGAACGGTTATTTACCAGGTTCCAGCGCGGGCCGACGCGTGTGGCGGGAAAGGGCCTGGGCCTGTATCTCGTAAAGTCCCTGGTCGATAGCTATCATGGGACTGTGTGGGCCGAGGACCGTGTGTCCGGGGATTATAAAAAAGGCAGTCGTTTCGTGATCTTGCTGCCCGCCATGAATTAA
- a CDS encoding prenyltransferase/squalene oxidase repeat-containing protein, with protein MDTQDLTREYLSSSQLHDGSWGRGEPVICARALYALQGHAPEDIIIKGLKYLESTQEPDGHFGRKPGTYTDAANTAYTMIVLNRFDYGKASLPISKGIMWLLENQNEDGSWGPNAHKKGFTTTLCLRALHTFYLSGIRRFAKGLDYSMEYVKSLSFEDEPVTHVYGPVLNLMRIGYLDDVIKEKFIEYSWTVARDSIGDGRISDVASLLGTLKALEEEEISSVIEEWLPAVQNADGGFGKIVDTPSDPGTTALVLLAFSNKF; from the coding sequence ATGGATACACAAGACCTGACAAGGGAGTATCTCAGCAGTTCTCAATTGCACGATGGCTCCTGGGGCCGTGGTGAGCCGGTGATCTGTGCCAGGGCGCTATACGCTCTTCAAGGTCATGCGCCCGAGGATATTATCATCAAGGGCCTGAAGTACCTGGAAAGCACACAGGAGCCCGACGGCCATTTCGGGCGAAAGCCCGGGACCTATACGGACGCTGCGAACACCGCCTATACCATGATCGTCCTGAATCGTTTTGATTACGGGAAGGCAAGCTTACCCATCAGTAAGGGCATCATGTGGCTCCTGGAGAACCAGAATGAGGATGGCTCATGGGGCCCTAACGCCCATAAGAAGGGATTTACGACCACCCTGTGCCTGCGGGCGCTCCATACTTTTTATCTTAGCGGCATCCGCAGATTCGCTAAAGGGCTCGACTACTCGATGGAATATGTAAAGTCCCTGTCTTTTGAGGACGAGCCAGTAACCCATGTCTACGGCCCGGTCCTCAACCTGATGCGCATCGGCTATCTCGACGATGTCATTAAGGAAAAGTTCATCGAGTACTCGTGGACCGTCGCCCGGGATTCGATCGGTGACGGCCGTATCTCCGACGTAGCGTCCCTGCTTGGAACGCTAAAAGCGCTGGAAGAGGAAGAGATCTCATCGGTCATAGAGGAATGGCTACCCGCCGTGCAAAACGCTGATGGGGGGTTCGGTAAGATCGTCGATACGCCGTCTGACCCGGGAACGACTGCGCTCGTCTTACTCGCTTTTTCCAATAAGTTTTAA
- a CDS encoding alpha/beta hydrolase, with the protein MNQVSLDKNLKLWYIDSSGKLNFSDRGPVNGRVVSTESANNYTLQKIVYESFGDNVFALLRVPKNVTKPPVVVVMPAASITKEADEATAVALCNMGYASLTLDARGIGDTGGDAQNDWATGFGKFESGGDPAQYKQVYDALKGLDYVKSRSDLDGNNVSILGESIGGMWAIVAAGIEPSFKGVVTISASDFDFNDTSDANATRFINAVMPSKYLDSLTPRKIAMFQFDNDSVTLMADGKALYDKALEPKAWHQYNGSVHGLWSPVIADDVHQELIGMLGR; encoded by the coding sequence ATGAATCAGGTTTCGCTGGACAAGAACCTGAAGCTATGGTATATCGATTCCTCGGGTAAGCTGAACTTCAGCGACCGTGGGCCCGTCAACGGCCGCGTCGTCTCGACTGAATCGGCTAATAATTACACGCTCCAGAAGATCGTTTATGAGAGCTTCGGGGATAATGTCTTTGCGCTTTTACGAGTACCAAAGAATGTTACGAAGCCCCCCGTTGTCGTCGTGATGCCTGCGGCATCGATCACGAAAGAGGCTGACGAGGCGACAGCCGTGGCGCTGTGCAACATGGGCTACGCGTCGCTGACACTGGACGCCCGCGGCATTGGCGATACCGGCGGCGATGCCCAGAATGACTGGGCTACCGGCTTCGGGAAGTTCGAGAGCGGCGGCGACCCGGCCCAGTACAAGCAGGTCTACGATGCGCTGAAAGGCCTGGATTATGTGAAGTCCAGGAGCGATCTCGACGGCAATAATGTGAGCATTCTCGGCGAGAGTATTGGCGGCATGTGGGCCATCGTGGCCGCCGGCATTGAGCCGTCATTCAAGGGCGTCGTCACAATAAGCGCAAGCGATTTTGACTTTAACGATACGTCGGACGCCAATGCCACTCGCTTCATTAATGCCGTTATGCCCTCGAAATATCTGGACAGCCTGACTCCGCGTAAGATCGCCATGTTCCAGTTTGATAATGACTCCGTGACGCTGATGGCGGACGGTAAGGCGCTCTACGATAAGGCTTTAGAGCCCAAAGCGTGGCACCAGTATAATGGCTCTGTCCACGGCCTCTGGAGCCCGGTGATCGCTGACGACGTCCATCAAGAGCTGATCGGCATGCTGGGTCGATAG
- a CDS encoding 3-dehydroquinate synthase II, whose product MSKLVWVDVFQDSWSEAKDKVTAALESGADAILANAEFSDRIRELGKIKVAGFGSGVDILTVGIGSEGDGTTPLPEKLQDSKDLARAKELKKKGKPVAAFVSLQGKEYERLAAMLGKVCDHLIIEGKDWKVIPLENLIAELQGSHVKIIARAESAEEASVALQTLEKGADGILVRASPAKIKSIAKAVASKREKLSLMAATIKDIKEAGMGDRVCIDTCSLMRPGEGMLIGNQSGGLFLIQSEAEESPYVASRPFRVNAGAVHEYVLVDEKTRYLSELKSGDPALIIDKDGEARKATVGRVKIERRPLLYVEAEADGKPVSAILQNAETIKLVGADGGSIPVTKLKAGDKVLVRVESTGRHFGMKIDETIIEK is encoded by the coding sequence ATGAGTAAGCTTGTCTGGGTCGACGTCTTTCAGGACTCGTGGAGTGAGGCGAAGGATAAGGTGACTGCCGCGCTCGAGTCCGGCGCCGATGCGATCCTTGCGAATGCCGAATTTTCTGACCGGATCAGGGAACTGGGTAAGATCAAGGTCGCCGGCTTTGGGTCCGGTGTGGACATCCTTACCGTGGGTATCGGCTCCGAGGGCGACGGCACTACGCCACTTCCGGAGAAGCTTCAGGATTCTAAAGACCTGGCCAGGGCTAAAGAGCTGAAAAAGAAGGGAAAGCCCGTCGCAGCGTTCGTGAGCCTGCAGGGCAAAGAGTATGAGCGGCTTGCAGCCATGCTGGGCAAGGTCTGCGATCATCTAATTATCGAGGGTAAGGACTGGAAGGTCATTCCCCTGGAGAATCTTATAGCGGAGCTGCAGGGATCACATGTGAAGATCATCGCCCGGGCGGAGAGCGCTGAAGAGGCATCGGTGGCACTGCAGACGCTGGAGAAGGGCGCCGACGGGATACTGGTCCGTGCTAGCCCTGCTAAGATCAAAAGTATCGCTAAGGCGGTCGCCTCTAAGCGGGAAAAGCTGTCGCTGATGGCGGCGACGATCAAGGACATAAAAGAGGCCGGAATGGGCGATAGAGTGTGTATCGATACGTGCTCATTAATGAGGCCGGGCGAGGGCATGCTCATCGGCAACCAGTCCGGCGGGCTGTTCCTGATACAGTCGGAGGCCGAGGAAAGCCCGTATGTGGCCAGCAGGCCTTTCCGCGTCAACGCCGGGGCCGTACACGAGTATGTGCTCGTCGATGAAAAGACGCGATACCTTTCTGAGCTAAAGAGCGGCGACCCTGCGCTGATCATCGATAAGGACGGGGAAGCCAGGAAAGCGACAGTAGGCCGCGTGAAGATCGAGCGGAGGCCCCTCCTGTACGTTGAGGCCGAGGCCGATGGAAAGCCCGTATCCGCGATCCTCCAGAACGCCGAGACCATCAAGCTCGTCGGCGCGGATGGGGGCTCCATACCCGTAACGAAGCTGAAGGCGGGGGATAAGGTGCTCGTACGGGTGGAGAGCACGGGGCGGCACTTCGGCATGAAGATCGACGAAACGATAATAGAAAAATAG
- a CDS encoding 2-amino-3,7-dideoxy-D-threo-hept-6-ulosonate synthase, whose translation MMTIGKRIRFERIKDRKSGNSLIIPVDHGISIGPVKGITDLADTVEKVAEGGANAVLMQKGMVPHGHRGYGRDIGLIVHMSASTSLAPDPNNKVQVCTVEECMKMGADAVSVHINVGSDTESDQLKILGCTAERCAFWGIPLIAMMYPRGASIKNQHDPEVVAHAARAGAELGADVVKTNYTGSPDTFKEVVKGCPVPIIIAGGPKMGSDIELLQMIEEAIGAGARGAAIGRNVFQHESPTTITRAISRVVHEGWTAADAFKEMR comes from the coding sequence ATGATGACGATCGGTAAGCGCATAAGATTCGAGCGAATAAAGGATAGAAAAAGCGGGAACAGCCTGATAATCCCGGTGGACCACGGCATATCCATAGGGCCGGTGAAAGGCATCACGGACCTGGCGGATACGGTGGAGAAGGTGGCGGAAGGCGGCGCAAATGCTGTCTTAATGCAGAAAGGCATGGTGCCCCACGGCCACAGGGGCTACGGCCGCGACATCGGCCTCATCGTGCATATGAGCGCCTCGACCTCGCTCGCGCCCGATCCCAACAATAAGGTGCAGGTATGTACCGTTGAGGAGTGTATGAAGATGGGCGCCGACGCCGTGAGCGTCCACATCAACGTTGGCAGCGATACCGAGAGCGACCAGCTTAAAATTTTGGGGTGCACGGCAGAGCGCTGCGCTTTCTGGGGCATTCCCCTGATAGCCATGATGTACCCGCGTGGCGCTTCCATCAAGAACCAGCACGACCCCGAAGTGGTGGCTCACGCTGCCCGGGCCGGCGCCGAGCTGGGCGCCGACGTTGTCAAGACCAACTACACAGGCAGTCCCGACACGTTCAAAGAAGTGGTAAAAGGGTGCCCCGTTCCCATTATCATCGCCGGCGGCCCGAAGATGGGCTCGGACATCGAATTATTACAGATGATCGAGGAGGCCATCGGCGCCGGGGCGAGGGGGGCGGCTATCGGCAGAAACGTATTTCAGCATGAATCCCCAACCACTATAACAAGGGCTATCTCCCGGGTCGTCCACGAGGGCTGGACGGCGGCGGACGCCTTTAAGGAGATGCGATGA
- a CDS encoding PadR family transcriptional regulator produces the protein MSSETAAFFENPTRASLNYLVLMLLKSSPKHGYMLMQDIERHTEGGWKPSHSAIYKLLNGFEEAGYITSWEEKDGERGRRVYKITENGEKLIDESEREFEFYMNAFISSLLEAKEDIKQDHITTLLTEKGKEITKCFEPHRRYRVLSRLKAFVDSESIRIDKELESLKEFAN, from the coding sequence ATGTCCTCCGAAACTGCCGCATTCTTCGAGAACCCTACCAGGGCAAGCCTTAATTATCTCGTGCTCATGCTGCTGAAAAGCTCTCCCAAGCACGGGTACATGCTCATGCAGGACATCGAGCGCCACACGGAAGGAGGCTGGAAGCCGTCGCATTCGGCCATATATAAGCTATTGAACGGTTTTGAAGAGGCGGGATACATCACGTCCTGGGAAGAGAAGGATGGAGAAAGGGGCCGTAGGGTCTACAAGATCACCGAGAACGGCGAAAAGCTCATCGACGAGAGCGAGCGGGAGTTCGAGTTCTACATGAACGCCTTCATATCGTCGCTCCTCGAGGCGAAAGAGGATATCAAGCAGGACCACATCACCACGCTGCTTACTGAGAAGGGCAAGGAGATCACGAAGTGCTTCGAGCCCCACAGGCGGTACCGTGTCCTCAGCAGGCTCAAGGCTTTCGTCGACAGCGAGTCTATACGCATCGATAAAGAACTTGAGTCCTTAAAGGAATTCGCCAATTGA
- a CDS encoding UbiA family prenyltransferase: MEQVNVESSAYARIAGLLLRFQRLFFQVKDEFIYGGYLTSLGCPAFVLSVSLLLGLAVDWPVLLIAYLVPLVVYSYNYYEELEKDVATNPERSGHLGKKVKLYPVLFGVYMSLLILLLLLFANYVFTIFVLILLSCGILYTIVFKDLTKQIPGFKGVYIAAVWALAGAFLFNFHYSVTWGVFSVLMFSFIFLRGIINVTFFDIKDVESDSARGLKTLPVLLGREKTLKFLNVLNIFSFIPLILGVYFNIIPAFGLSLLVFYFYDLYYLRKARVVNDKNLRMISYTLADAEFIIWPVVLLLGRALIGF, from the coding sequence GTGGAACAGGTTAACGTTGAAAGCAGTGCCTACGCTCGCATCGCCGGCTTGTTGTTACGCTTTCAACGCCTGTTTTTCCAGGTCAAGGACGAGTTCATTTACGGCGGGTACCTGACCTCGCTGGGCTGTCCCGCCTTCGTCCTGTCCGTATCCCTGCTCCTGGGCCTTGCCGTCGACTGGCCGGTGCTTCTTATCGCATACCTGGTCCCGCTGGTCGTTTACAGCTATAATTATTATGAAGAGCTCGAAAAGGACGTGGCCACCAATCCCGAGAGGTCCGGCCACCTGGGTAAAAAGGTAAAGCTCTACCCGGTCCTTTTTGGGGTCTATATGTCGCTTTTGATACTTTTGTTACTTCTTTTCGCTAACTACGTGTTCACTATTTTCGTCTTGATCTTGTTGTCCTGCGGGATACTGTACACGATCGTGTTCAAGGACCTTACAAAGCAGATCCCTGGCTTTAAAGGCGTCTACATCGCCGCCGTGTGGGCGCTGGCCGGAGCGTTCCTGTTCAACTTCCACTACTCCGTCACATGGGGCGTTTTCTCGGTGCTGATGTTCAGCTTTATCTTTCTCAGGGGGATCATTAACGTGACCTTTTTCGACATTAAGGACGTCGAGAGTGACAGCGCCCGGGGCCTGAAGACGCTCCCAGTCCTCCTGGGCCGGGAGAAGACTCTAAAATTTTTAAACGTGCTGAACATTTTTTCTTTTATCCCTCTCATCCTTGGCGTTTATTTCAACATCATCCCTGCGTTCGGGCTGTCGCTGCTCGTCTTTTATTTTTACGACCTCTACTATCTGAGAAAAGCCAGAGTAGTTAACGATAAAAACCTCAGGATGATCTCCTATACACTTGCCGATGCCGAATTTATCATATGGCCCGTCGTGCTTCTCCTGGGCCGGGCTCTCATTGGATTTTAA
- a CDS encoding PadR family transcriptional regulator — translation MSVAIPTFFENPSRASLNYFVLMLLRTNPKHGYMLMQDIERHTQGHWRPSHSAIYKLLNRLETDGYITSWEEKDGERVRRVYQISKEGVALLEASDRDFESFINAFISSLLEAERVNPDHLTILLTKKGKALMNALEPDEKLKALAKLKAFMDAEYARVCKDYEECLKSAKPPST, via the coding sequence ATGTCCGTGGCGATCCCCACGTTCTTTGAAAACCCCAGCAGAGCAAGCCTGAACTACTTCGTGCTGATGCTCCTCCGCACAAATCCGAAGCACGGGTACATGCTCATGCAGGACATCGAGCGCCACACTCAGGGCCACTGGAGACCATCCCACTCAGCCATCTATAAGCTCCTTAACCGCCTTGAGACCGACGGCTACATTACGTCATGGGAGGAGAAGGACGGGGAGAGGGTACGACGGGTATATCAAATATCTAAGGAAGGAGTAGCGCTCCTCGAGGCGAGCGACAGGGATTTCGAGTCGTTCATCAACGCCTTCATTTCTTCCCTGCTGGAAGCAGAGAGAGTGAATCCCGACCATTTGACTATTCTGCTGACGAAGAAAGGTAAGGCGCTTATGAACGCTCTCGAGCCCGACGAAAAGCTGAAGGCCCTGGCCAAGCTGAAGGCCTTCATGGACGCCGAATATGCCCGCGTATGCAAGGATTATGAGGAATGCCTTAAGAGCGCTAAGCCGCCTTCGACTTAG
- the pheA gene encoding prephenate dehydratase has translation MKLGLLGPEGTFSEMAAKKWSPGAQLIFMDDMECATRAVDDGSCDESIVPIENSVEGPVGVVMDALLEIRSPIVGEEVLPVRQCLMSRGSLKDIKIIISHPQGLGQCRHYIHEHFPKAEVRTTGSTSHAARLAQEFPEMAAIGCSESAQKYGLKVLREGIQDYAANYTRFIVLGRHKPSPTGHDKTSLAVYLDRDRPGALYDFLGEFARRSINMTRIESRPSKKLLGDYWFFIDVEGHEKDLELREAISALKDKCTTLKVLGSYPRADRA, from the coding sequence ATGAAGCTCGGACTATTGGGCCCCGAAGGCACGTTCTCGGAAATGGCGGCTAAAAAGTGGTCTCCCGGAGCTCAGCTTATTTTCATGGACGACATGGAGTGTGCGACCCGTGCGGTCGATGATGGCTCTTGCGACGAGAGCATCGTGCCCATCGAGAACTCGGTCGAGGGCCCCGTGGGCGTCGTCATGGATGCTCTACTCGAGATACGCTCGCCCATCGTGGGTGAGGAAGTCCTGCCCGTCAGGCAGTGTCTCATGTCCCGCGGCAGCTTGAAAGACATAAAGATCATCATATCGCACCCCCAGGGCCTGGGCCAGTGCAGGCATTATATCCATGAGCACTTCCCGAAGGCGGAAGTACGGACGACGGGGAGCACGTCGCATGCGGCACGCCTGGCGCAGGAGTTTCCGGAAATGGCGGCCATCGGGTGCTCGGAATCCGCCCAAAAGTACGGGCTGAAAGTGCTCAGGGAAGGCATCCAGGACTACGCCGCCAATTATACCCGGTTCATCGTTCTCGGCAGGCATAAGCCGTCTCCCACGGGCCATGATAAGACGTCGCTGGCCGTTTACCTCGACCGCGATAGGCCCGGGGCGCTATATGACTTCTTAGGGGAGTTCGCCCGACGCTCGATCAACATGACCCGCATCGAGTCCCGACCCTCTAAAAAACTATTAGGCGACTACTGGTTCTTCATCGACGTGGAGGGCCATGAGAAAGACCTGGAATTACGGGAAGCTATATCTGCCCTAAAGGATAAGTGTACGACACTAAAGGTGCTGGGGTCGTATCCGCGGGCAGATAGGGCATGA